The following proteins come from a genomic window of Nycticebus coucang isolate mNycCou1 chromosome 11, mNycCou1.pri, whole genome shotgun sequence:
- the LOC128598766 gene encoding LOW QUALITY PROTEIN: lysophospholipid acyltransferase 2-like (The sequence of the model RefSeq protein was modified relative to this genomic sequence to represent the inferred CDS: inserted 2 bases in 1 codon; substituted 1 base at 1 genomic stop codon) has protein sequence MATTSTTGSTLLQPLSNAVQLPIDQVNFVVCQLFALLAAIWFRTYLHSSKTSSFIRHVVATLWGLYLALFCFGXYALHFLVQSRVSYCIVIIIGVENMHKYCFVFALGYLTVCQITXVYIFDYGQYSADFSGPMMIITQKITSLAYEIHDGMFRKDEELTPSQRGLAVRRMPSLQEYLSHNCKFMGILAGPLCSYKDYITFIEGRSYHMIHSGENGKEEIQSKRTEPSPNIAVIQKLLICGLSLLFHLTISKTLPVEYNIDEHFQTIASWPAKVTYLYVSLLAARPKYYFAWTLVDAINNAADFGFRGYDKNGAARWDLISNLRIQQIEMSTSFKMFLDNWNIQTALWLKRVCYERACFRPMVWTFVLSAIWHGVYPGYYLTFLTGVLMTLAARAMRKNFRYYFIEPPQVKLFYDVVTWIVTQIAISYTVVPFVLLSIKPSFMFYSSWYYCLHIVALLVLLFLPVEKTQRGKKTHENVQLSEPRKFERENSVGLQNNFSTTNNVCSPNQEVASRHSLLKQ, from the exons ATGGCCACCACCAGCACCACGGGCTCCACCCTGCTGCAGCCCCTGAGCAACGCGGTGCAGCTGCCCATCGACCAGGTCAACTTTGTAGTGTGCCAACTCTTTGCCTTGCTAGCAGCCATTTGGTTTCGAACTTATCTACATTCAAGCAAAACTAGCTCTTTTATAAGACATGTAGTTGCTACCCTTTGGGGCCTTTATCTTGCACTTTTTTGCTTTGGATGATATGCCTTACATTTTCTTGTACAAAGTAGAGTTTCCTACTGTATCGTGATTATAATAGGAGTGGAGAACATGCACAAATACTGTTTTGTGTTCGCTTTGGGATACCTCACAGTGTGCCAAATTAC AGTCTATATCTTTGATTATGGACAATATTCTGCTGATTTTTCAGGCCCAATGATGATCATTACCCAGAAGATCACTAGTTTGGCTTATGAAATTCATGATGGGATGTTTCGAAAGGATGAAGAACTGACTCCATCCCAGAGAGGTTTGGCTGTAAGGCGCATGCCCAGCCTACAGGAGTATTTAAGTCACAACTGTAAATTCATGGGTATCCTTGCTGGCCCACTCTGCTCTTACAAAGACTACATTACTTTCATTGAAGGCAGATCATACCACATGATACATTCAGGTGaaaatgggaaggaagaaatacaaagcaaaagaACAGAGCCATCTCCAAATATTGCAGTTATTCAGAAGCTCTTAATCTGTGGACTTTCCTTATTGTTCCACTTGACTATCTCCAAAACATTGCCTGTGGAGTATAACATTGATGAGCATTTTCAGACTATAGCTTCATGGCCAGCAAAGGTGACCTATCTGTATGTCTCTCTGTTGGCTGCCAGACCCAAATACTATTTTGCATGGACATTAGTTGATGCTATTAATAATGCTGCAGACTTTGGTTTCAGAGGATATGACAAAAATGGAGCAGCTCGTTGGGACTTAATTTCTAATTTGAGAATTCAGCAAATAGAGATGTCAACAAGTTTTAAGATGTTTCTTGATAATTGGAATATTCAGACAGCTCTTTGGCTCAAAAGGGTGTGTTATGAACGAGCCTGCTTCCGTCCAATGGTCTGGACATTCGTTCTCTCTGCCATCTGGCATGGGGTGTACCCAGGATATTATTTGACATTTCTAACAGGGGTATTAATGACATTAGCAGCACGAGCTATGAGAAAGAACTTTAGATATTACTTCATTGAACCTCCCcaagttaaattattttatgatgttGTAACGTGGATAGTAACTCAAATAGCAATAAGTTACACAGTTGTGCCATTTGTACTTCTTTCTATAAAACCATCCTTCATGTTTTACAGCTCCTGGTATTACTGCCTCCACATTGTTGCtctcttagtattattatttttgccaGTGGAAAAAACTCAAAGAGGAAAGAAGACTCATGAAAATGTTCAGCTCTCAGAACCCAGAAAGTTTGAAAGGGAAAATTCTGTGGGACTTCAGAACAATTTTTCCACGACAAACAATGTTTGCAGTCCGAATCAGGAAGTAGCCTCCAGACATTCCTTACTAAAGCAGTGA